From a single Brassica napus cultivar Da-Ae chromosome C9, Da-Ae, whole genome shotgun sequence genomic region:
- the LOC106346874 gene encoding equilibrative nucleotide transporter 3 — translation MADRNENQAPDKLQGKFQATVVCCILGVGALVSWNSILTIADYYYLVFPDYHPSRVLPLVYQPFALGTIVILACHESKIDTRKRNLFGYILFTISTFLLIVLDLATKGRGGVGPYIGLCLIVASFGLSDATVQGGMIGDLSLMCPEFIQSFMAGLAVAGALTSGLRLITKAAFDNSNDGQRKGAMIFLGISTFIEFLCVMLYAYVFPKLPIVKYYRRKAALEGSKTVSADLAAAGIQNQSELTDDDSKNQRLSNKELLLENIDYAVNLALIYVLTLSIFPGFLYENTGQHGLGAWYALVLVAMYNCWDLVGRYTPLVKWLKIENRKLLTVAVLSRYLLVPAFYFTAKYGDQGWMVMLISVLGLTNGHLTVCILTAAPKGYKGPEQNALGNLLVIFLLGGIFAGVALDWLWLIGKKDAF, via the exons ATGGCGGATAGAAACGAGAACCAAGCTCCTGACAAGCTTCAG GGGAAGTTTCAAGCAACGGTTGTTTGTTGTATTCTTGGAGTCGGAGCGCTTGTTTCTTGGAACAGTATTCTCACTATTGCAGATTACTACTACCTAGTTTTTCCG GATTATCATCCTTCAAGGGTACTACCACTTGTATACCAACCCTTTGCGCTTGGGACAATCGTGATTCTTGCATGCCACGAATCGAAAATCGATACTCGAAAACGCAACCTGTTTGGTTACATTCTATTCACAATATCCACGTTCTTGCTGATAGtt TTGGATTTGGCTACAAAAGGACGCGGTGGAGTAGGACCTTATATCGGTTTATGCTTAATAGTCGCTTCTTTCGGCCTTTCTGATGCTACCGTTCAAGGAGGAATGATTGGTGATTTATCATTGATGTGCCCTGAATTCATACAG TCATTCATGGCGGGTTTGGCTGTAGCTGGTGCTCTAACTTCAGGGCTTAGGCTAATAACTAAAGCAGCTTTTGATAACTCAAACGACGGTCAACGCAAAGGAGCAA tgatATTCTTAGGGATCTCAACATTCATAGAGTTTCTCTGCGTGATGCTTTACGCATATGTGTTCCCTAAACTCCCCATTGTTAAGTATTATCGAAGAAAAGCCGCTTTGGAAGGATCTAAAACTGTTTCTGCTGATCTTGCTGCTGCTGGTATCCAAAACCAATCCGAATTG ACTGATGATGATTCCAAGAACCAACGGCTAAGTAATAAAGAACTTCTCCTTGAAAACATAGACTATGCAGTGAATCTAGCCCTCATCTACGTTTTGACACTATCCATTTTCCCCGGGTTCTTATACGAGAACACGGGACAACACGGGTTAGGCGCTTGGTACGCGCTTGTCCTAGTAGCCATGTACAACTGTTGGGATCTAGTAGGGAGGTACACACCGCTGGTGAAATGGCTCAAGATTGAGAATAGAAAATTACTCACGGTTGCGGTTTTGTCACGATATTTACTCGTTCCTGCGTTCTACTTCACCGCGAAATATGGGGATCAAGGATGGATGGTTATGCTTATTTCTGTTTTGGGACTAACTAATGGACATCTCACAGTTTGCATTCTCACCGCAGCTCCGAAAGGTTACAAG GGTCCGGAGCAGAATGCGTTAGGGAACTTGCTGGTGATTTTTCTATTGGGAGGAATATTTGCAGGAGTTGCTTTGGATTGGTTATGGCTTATTGGTAAGAAAGATGCCTTCTGA